A window of the Lolium perenne isolate Kyuss_39 chromosome 7, Kyuss_2.0, whole genome shotgun sequence genome harbors these coding sequences:
- the LOC127323885 gene encoding mediator of RNA polymerase II transcription subunit 15a encodes MDANANWRPTQGSDPAAAAAAAAGVDPNAPAGGDWRTQLQPEARSRIVNKIMETLKKHLPVSVPEGLNELQKIAVRFEEKIYTAATNQSDYLRKISLKMLSMETKTQQGPGNAQVIPNQNNPGQAPGLPQGSNQTQTSAIPLMSQQQGRQPNTSSSVQASSLTSIGQNMPGVNQTSTMQNVSVMPQNTMNNGLMQGSSQDIYAAQRQMAGRQQQQSQQLMYQQQQQMLMKQKLQQNSLMQPHIQQQQSLLQPTQQSSQQPIMQMPSGLHQSTVPQTQPMAMQSATQSGIQQNQLNSVQSVQSLLQQPQQSVGRQQQQGQPSMHQQSSIQSQQPNIPLQQQQQQLIGQQSNLQQNQLIGQQNAAVEMQQQQQQQRLPVQSNNLLNVQQTQQMLNQQSMPLHQPQQLGSQTNMSSLQQQQQNQQQQLLGTVNNVSNMQRMHMLQTKAQQPQQQQHAQQPSMGLMQPQSQHNQLQQSQQHLMAQFQSQPNQLPQQLGISMQQRLQTSGGMLLQQNNMDQPKQFIQAQRGLQEVSSSTSADSTAQTGHAGAGDWQEETYQMIKNLKDKYAAELSELFNKISQKLQQVDNTIPPLKPSEQYDRMKSFKVMLERILQVLNVSKNGVQPGLSDKVPQYEKQIINILNSQRRKPLQPQVQQQFQSPAGQAPNSNISQQQQPSQSLQQHDSHTNPQASLSSMSTGLQSSSAAGIQHVPAPPATNFSVPTQQNGANVQQQQQLAGSNLEAAQGSNFSSLQHGSMSGTLQQGSTGQMQGTMNTQLQTSSMLSHNSMSTMQPNANSMQANASSLQQMKQQQQDHQMMQNQQMKRQMFQQYHQKQMLQQQLPVQQQLQKQHPVQMQIPQLHAGNDVNELKVRQGTAMKPGMYQQHLGQRSNYYHQQLKQGAFPISSPQSLQASSPQISHHSPQVDHHNSLQSQVKTGTPLHSANSPFVPSPSPSVAPSPIPVDSDKPLSGISSLTNIGQAGHQQTSLAPHTQTIAVNTPGISASPLLAEFTSADGSLANMPTQAPIKSSAAERPLDRLLKALRTTQRPSLNAAVSDIRSVVSMIDRIAGSAPGNGSRAAVGEDLVAMTKCRLQARNFITNDGSGASKKMKRDTSAMPLNVSSAGSVNDSFKQIFGVDTPDLQSTATSRVKWQKIEVNYALMEEIQEINQQLIDTELRVCEDDADSSAATSEWAEGTVIKCTYTAVAVSPSLKSMFASAQMSPIMPLRLLVPAGYPKCSPVLLDKFPDEQRNSDDLSSKAKSKFGTLLRGLAEPMSLQEIARTWDACARKVIEEYAQKTGGGSFSSSYGCWESCVGA; translated from the exons CTCCTGGGCTTCCACAAGGCAGTAATCAAACACAGACATCAGCAATTCCCTTGATGTCTCAGCAACAGGGCCGACAGCCAAATACTTCTTCATCTGTACAAGCTTCTTCACTCACTAGTATCGGACAGAACATGCCAGGTGTTAACCAAACATCAACGATGCAGAATGTGTCTGTCATGCCGCAGAACACAATGAATAATGGCTTGATGCAAGGCAGTTCTCAAGATATTTATGCTGCGCAAAGGCAAATGGCCGGAAGGCAGCAACAACAATCACAGCAATTAATgtatcagcagcagcagcaaatGTTAATGAAGCAGAAGTTGCAGCAGAATTCACTTATGCAACCACATATTCAGCAGCAGCAATCTTTGTTGCAGCCAACACAGCAATCATCACAGCAGCCCATCATGCAAATGCCGTCTGGCCTTCACCAGTCCACCGTTCCTCAGACGCAGCCAATGGCCATGCAGTCAGCTACGCAAAGTGGTATTCAACAGAATCAACTGAATTCCGTACAATCTGTGCAATCATTACTCCAGCAACCTCAGCAATCTGTTGGGAGGCAGCAGCAACAAGGACAACCCTCCATGCATCAGCAGTCTTCTATTCAGAGTCAGCAGCCCAATATTCCATTACAACAGCAGCAACAGCAGTTGATAGGACAGCAGTCAAATTTACAACAAAATCAGCTAATTGGTCAACAGAATGCGGCTGTGgagatgcagcagcagcagcagcagcagaggcTACCAGTTCAGTCAAATAATCTTTTGAATGTGCAGCAAACACAACAGATGTTGAACCAGCAGTCTATGCCTTTGCATCAGCCACAACAATTGGGCTCTCAGACAAACATGTCAAGTCTACAGCAGCAGCAACAGAATCAACAGCAGCAGCTTCTTGGAACTGTGAATAATGTTTCAAATATGCAGCGGATGCATATGCTACAAACAAAGGCTCAGCAACCACAGCAGCAACAGCATGCTCAGCAGCCATCAATGGGTTTGATGCAACCTCAGTCTCAACACAACCAACTTCAACAGTCACAGCAGCATCTTATGGCGCAGTTCCAGTCTCAGCCTAACCAACTGCCACAACAATTGGGGATCTCAATGCAGCAAAGACTTCAAACGTCAGGTGGCATGCTCTTGCAACAAAATAACATGGATCAGCCAAAGCAATTTATTCAGGCACAAAGGGGCCTTCAAGAAGTTTCATCTAGTA CATCTGCTGACTCGACTGCTCAAACAGGCCATGCAGGTGCAGGTGATTGGCAAGAGGAAACTTATCAAATG ATTAAGAACTTGAAGGACAAATACGCTGCAGAACTCAGTGAGTTGTTCAATAAGATCTCTCAGAAGCTGCAGCAAGTTGACAACACCATACCACCTCTAAAGCCATCTGAACAATATGATAGAATGAAGAGCTTTAAAGTAATGTTGGAGCGTATATTACAAGTGCTGAATGTGAGCAAGAATGGTGTCCAACCGGGTCTGAGTGACAAAGTTCCTCAATATGAGAAACAGATTATTAATATCTTGAATTCGCAAAGAAGGAAGCCTCTGCAGCCACAAGTACAGCAACAGTTCCAGTCACCTGCAGGACAAGCTCCTAATTCTAACATTTCGCAGCAACAACAGCCTTCCCAAAGTTTGCAGCAGCATGATAGTCATACTAATCCTCAAGCAAGCTTGTCAAGTATGAGCACCGGATTACAGTCCTCTAGTGCAGCCGGTATCCAGCATGTACCTGCGCCTCCAGCAACAAACTTCAGTGTCCCAACACAGCAAAATGGTGCAAAcgtacagcagcagcagcagctggcTGGCTCTAACTTGGAGGCTGCTCAAGGAAGCAATTTTAGTTCTTTGCAGCATGGTTCGATGAGTGGCACATTACAACAGGGAAGCACTGGGCAGATGCAGGGTACAATGAATACACAACTGCAGACTAGTAGCATGTTATCTCACAACTCAATGAGTACGATGCAACCTAATGCTAATTCCATGCAAGCAAATGCAAGTTCATTACAGCAGATGAAGCAGCAACAGCAGGATCATCAAATGATGCAGAATCAGCAAATGAAGCGTCAGATGTTTCAACAATACCATCAAAAGCAAATGCTTCAACAGCAGCTCCCAGTACAGCAACAGTTACAGAAACAGCATCCAGTACAGATGCAGATTCCACAGCTTCATGCTGGAAATGATGTAAACGAGTTAAAGGTTAGACAAGGAACTGCAATGAAACCTGGAATGTATCAACAACACCTCGGCCAACGCAGTAACTATTATCATCAGCAGTTGAAACAGGGTGCTTTCCCTATTTCGTCACCACAAAGCCTCCAAGCATCATCCCCACAAATTTCGCACCATTCTCCTCAGGTTGATCATCACAATTCGTTGCAATCTCAGGTTAAGACTGGGACACCATTGCATTCAGCTAACTCACCATTCGTTCCATCGCCATCCCCATCTGTTGCCCCGTCTCCTATACCGGTGGATTCAGACAAACCACTCTCCGGTATATCTTCACTTACTAATATTGGGCAGGCTGGACATCAGCAAACATCCCTAGCGCCACATACACAAACAATTGCCGTGAACACACCAGGGATATCAGCATCGCCTTTGCTAGCAGAATTTACAAGTGCAGATGGAAGTCTGGCTAACATGCCGACTCAAGCTCCAATTAAATCAAGTGCAGCAGAAAGGCCTCTAGATCGCTTACTTAAAGCA TTGCGAACAACACAGCGCCCATCTCTTAATGCTGCGGTTAGCGACATACGGTCTGTTGTCAGCATGATCGACAGGATTGCTGGGTCAGCACCCGGTAATGGTTCGAGAGCTGCTGTTGGTGAAGATTTAGTTGCTATGACGAAGTGCCGGTTACAAGCCAGGAATTTTATAACAAATGATGGAAGTGGTGCATCGAAGAAAATGAAGCGTGATACAAGTGCCATGCCTCTTAATGTGTCATCAGCTGGAAGTGTGAATGATAGCTTCAAGCAAATATTTGGTGTTGACACCCCAGATCTACAATCAACTGCAACCTCGCGTGTGAAGTGGCAAAAAATTGAG GTAAATTATGCTCTCATGGAGGAGATCCAGGAGATAAACCAACAGCTCATAGATACAGAACTCCGTGTATGTGAGGACGATGCTGACTCATCCGCTGCTACATCTGAATGGGCGGAAGGGACAGTTATCAAATGCACATATACCGCTGTTGCTGTTAGTCCGAGCTTGAAGTCCATGTTTGCATCTGCCCAGATG AGTCCAATTATGCCATTGAGGTTGCTTGTTCCTGCGGGCTACCCTAAATGCTCCCCGGTGCTCCTTGACAAATTCCCCGATGAACAAAG AAACTCCGATGACCTGTCTAGCAAAGCCAAGTCGAAGTTTGGGACATTGCTGCGGGGTCTAGCTGAGCCCATGTCACTACAAGAAATTGCGAGGACCTGGGACGCTTGTGCCCGGAAAGTCATTGAGGAGTATGCTCAGAAAACTGGTGGAGGAAGTTTCAGTTCGAGCTATGGCTGCTGGGAGAGTTGTGTAGGTGCATAA